A window of Babylonia areolata isolate BAREFJ2019XMU chromosome 2, ASM4173473v1, whole genome shotgun sequence contains these coding sequences:
- the LOC143279567 gene encoding 5-hydroxytryptamine receptor-like — translation MNNMSLVLRAQLLAHSGHSHLSRHALVADNLLSLANSTRINLTRDGTVTESAAADEVTTLLYDRHLPKYPQATLVSLCVILGCMIVATVLGNVFVITAILIERSLQGVSNYLVLSLAVTDLLVAVLVMPLSLLNEVSVHWYLGRALCDMWVSMDVLCCTASILHLVAIAVDRFWAVSNIDYVRRRCARQILLMITIVWLVSVAISIPPLFGWRHASDNPELSGVCMISQDHGYTIFSTVGAFYCPLVLMLVLNFKIYRAARYRIRRKRFLQRPRLLSHVPVPAVHVEQETTAQATKHNSSDSDSNDGVSVYNPSCVVNRELTTTTTTSGTSSSQGAQLIVPQLATIPPTPQPSRRRVGGGGGGGGGGGNNTRRARNREKEKQRREKLEMRRERKAARVLGIITGAFVLCWLPFFILALVGPFLPTFLHVPTVLQSLFLWLGYFNSLLNPIIYTVFNPSFRTAFRKIFFKRLKSVTRS, via the exons GGCCAACAGCACGCGGATCAACCTGACGAGGGACGGCACCGTCACGGAGTCAGCAGCAGCAGACGAGGTGACCACGTTGCTGTACGACCGCCACCTGCCCAAGTACCCCCAGGCCACGCTGGTGTCGCTGTGCGTCATCCTGGGCTGCATGATCGTGGCCACCGTGCTGGGCAACGTGTTCGTCATCACGGCCATCCTGATCGAGCGGTCCCTACAGGGCGTCTCCAACTACCTGGTCCTGTCCCTGGCCGTCACCGACCTCCTCGTCGCCGTCCTCGTCATGCCGCTCAGTCTGCTCAATGAG GTGTCAGTGCACTGGTACCTGGGGCGGGCGCTGTGCGACATGTGGGTGTCGATGGACGTGCTGTGCTGCACGGCGTCCATCCTGCACCTCGTGGCCATCGCTGTGGACCGCTTCTGGGCCGTCTCCAACATCGACTACGTCAGGCGGCGGTGCGCGCGGCAGATCCTGCTGATGATCACCATCGTCTGGCTCGTGTCGGTCGCCATCTCCATCCCGCCGCTCTTCGGCTGGCGCCACGCCTCCGACAACCCCGAGCTGTCCGGCGTGTGCATGATCAGCCAGGACCACGGCTACACCATCTTCTCCACCGTGGGCGCCTTCTACTGCCCGCTGGTGCTCATGCTGGTGCTCAACTTCAAGATCTACCGGGCGGCGCGATACCGCATCCGCCGTAAGCGGTTCTTGCAACGGCCCCGCCTCCTGTCGCACGTGCCGGTGCCCGCCGTGCACGTGGAGCAGGAGACGACGGCGCAGGCCACCAAGCACAACTCCTCCGACAGCGACAGCAACGACGGCGTCAGCGTCTACAACCCGTCGTGCGTGGTGAACCGCGAGCT caccaccaccaccaccaccagcggcaCCTCCAGCAGCCAGGGGGCGCAACTCATCGTGCCGCAGCTGGCCActatccccccaacaccccagccCAGCCGTCGTCGCGTTGGTGGTGGCGGAGGCGGTGGCGGCGGTGGCGGCAACAACACACGGCGGGCCCGGAACCGCGAGAAGGAGAAGCAGCGGCGGGAGAAGCTGGAGATGCGGCGCGAGAGGAAGGCGGCGCGCGTGCTGGGCATCATCACGGGGGCCTTCGTGCTGTGCTGGCTGCCCTTCTTCATCCTGGCGCTCGTCGGCCCCTTCCTGCCCACCTTCCTGCACGTGCCCACCGTGCTGCAGTCGCTCTTCCTGTGGCTGGGCTACTTCAACAGTCTGCTcaaccccatcatctacaccgtcTTCAACCCCAGCTTCCGCACGGCCTTCAGAAAGATCTTCTTCAAGAGACTCAAGTCCGTCACCAGGTCTTGA